The Nerophis lumbriciformis linkage group LG34, RoL_Nlum_v2.1, whole genome shotgun sequence genome includes a window with the following:
- the tmem251 gene encoding lysosomal enzyme trafficking factor isoform X2 translates to MFSRTMPSAFSASWGTSSRKWMDGGSSLLTAWDNLDGCIDLRLFRHSTDGSLVWRMNFRQRLGWLGMAFYLLVSLLAVYHVFDVQRFKLEHVRSASIGPSSLPIQSIHARLAALPMWIWVAAILLPYIQLFLFIFSCTRTNPRAIGYCVLPICLSLLCKPSNHSSSPLIDT, encoded by the exons atgttttcccgcacaatgccttccgccttctctgcatcttggg ggacaagcagtagaaaatggatggatggaggctcCAGCTTACTCACTGCCTGGGACAACCTGGACGGATGTATAGACTTAAGACTTTTTAGGCACTCTACTGATGGAAGTTTGG TATGGAGGATGAATTTCCGCCAGCGGCTGGGATGGCTCGGCATGGCCTTCTACCTTCTTGTGAGCCTGCTTGCAGTCTATCACGTCTTTGACGTTCAGCGATTCAAGTTGGAGCATGTGCGGAGTGCTTCGATCGGACCCTCTTCTTTGCCCATTCAAAGCATTCATGCTCGCCTGGCAGCACTTCCCATGTGGATCTGGGTGGCGGCCATTTTGCTGCCCTACATACAACTCTTTCTCTTCATTTTCTCCTGCACCAGGACAAACCCTCGTGCCATCGGCTACTGCGTCCTACCCATCTGCCTATCTCTGCTCTGCAAACCATCCAATCACAGCAGCTCGCCATTGATTGACACGTGA
- the tmem251 gene encoding lysosomal enzyme trafficking factor isoform X1, giving the protein MFSRTMPSAFSASWGSSPTCSDRAPAPPATHKKEKKHVCSCLKGTSSRKWMDGGSSLLTAWDNLDGCIDLRLFRHSTDGSLVWRMNFRQRLGWLGMAFYLLVSLLAVYHVFDVQRFKLEHVRSASIGPSSLPIQSIHARLAALPMWIWVAAILLPYIQLFLFIFSCTRTNPRAIGYCVLPICLSLLCKPSNHSSSPLIDT; this is encoded by the exons atgttttcccgcacaatgccttccgccttctctgcatcttggggttcgtcaccaacatgctCTGacagggctccagcaccccccgcgacccacaaaaaagagaaaaaacatgtgtgttcttgtctcaaagggacaagcagtagaaaatggatggatggaggctcCAGCTTACTCACTGCCTGGGACAACCTGGACGGATGTATAGACTTAAGACTTTTTAGGCACTCTACTGATGGAAGTTTGG TATGGAGGATGAATTTCCGCCAGCGGCTGGGATGGCTCGGCATGGCCTTCTACCTTCTTGTGAGCCTGCTTGCAGTCTATCACGTCTTTGACGTTCAGCGATTCAAGTTGGAGCATGTGCGGAGTGCTTCGATCGGACCCTCTTCTTTGCCCATTCAAAGCATTCATGCTCGCCTGGCAGCACTTCCCATGTGGATCTGGGTGGCGGCCATTTTGCTGCCCTACATACAACTCTTTCTCTTCATTTTCTCCTGCACCAGGACAAACCCTCGTGCCATCGGCTACTGCGTCCTACCCATCTGCCTATCTCTGCTCTGCAAACCATCCAATCACAGCAGCTCGCCATTGATTGACACGTGA